The nucleotide window TCGTTCAAGAATTTCATTTACTCTTAAGTCTTAACTGTCTCAAAGTTTGTAGCTACACGCGTGTTAGGTTAAATAGACATCTCAAAATCAGGTTGATTCACATAATATATGAGTATGTAACTTTCAAGTTCTAATGTCAAAGAGTGATTTGGATAGGATGCGAGGCCTTCTCAACTCAAAATTAGCAAGATGTTTCTGTCACTTTGACATTTttcacaaagattaagaaaattatgtaataaactaatatatttttatttaatgtataattaattaaatggaaatcatttaaataaaaatctattggttatttaaaaagataaaatgtaAATTTGATGAACAAAGTTacattaaaattatagaatgacactatttaaataaaaactaaaatgataCATTTATGAAACAGAAAGAGTATTAAATTTACCAAGATATTattcatttatattatatattttaatgaagtTAATGGATGAGTTTTTAGCTGAAATTACACTCCTACATCTATCATGGAAAACATTTGTTTCCCTTCAAAAACGAACTAGATCAAAGAACTGAATTTATTAGAACTTTAGAAATTTTCTAAAACAGATCAAACCTAAGTTTATAGTGTGTAGttcggaaaaaaaaatctaaaatctaaaatattctTAGTATAAATTTGTAGTACAATTACGTTTcagttaaattaaattatttttactgTTCATAGAAAGGCAATTGTCTTGTGTGTATCTAATGAGTTTCTCAAGAGTTCTCATTTTGAAAACTATGTTCACTCTTTCTCTTCCCTTTTCattattctcttcttttttaaaattgttaaacatTCATGTGAGAAATTTCTAATAGAGGTGGTCTTAGTTTGGACCATTCGAAAACTTATCAGAGCTGATTTCAATTCAGAACCACTGAGATATGTTTGATCCCATTACGGAATTAATCATTTTGTAACATCACAATACACATGGTCCCATTATATTACATTTAGGGTTACTATTGTCAGAACCATTAACACACAATTAGGATtcatatttgtaatattaacaTGGTTTGTATACTATGCTAGAATTATTGATCTAAACTTGTTTTCTTATCTTTGTTTTGCATTTGCGTTTACAAAATTCTTCAAAGagattacccaaaaaaaaattcttcaaagATGTTTAGAACCACTGAGATATGTTTGATCTTAATATTGACGATACTTCTAAAACGTCACAAAAGGATACAAATTATAATCGAGGAAGGTCATAATATATATGcttatagcttttttttttttgcttcaatGCTTATAGCTTTGTTGTTTACCTTTCCTCAATAAGGCTTCATAATAGTGGCATATATACTAACTGTAAAATCCAAAAAACGTTTTCTTAGCTTCAACCAATTACATGAATGCGTAAATGTAAGGCCAAGAGATACCAAAAACAGCAAAAAGCAAATTAAAATATTGCTTTTATATTAAACGATACACATAAGTTTGATATCGTGGCACAAGGAATGATAACTTTCGGTTATCGTGAGCTCGTAGTCAAATAGGGGTATCAAACAATTAATATAAGCGAATATCAACTATACAAACAttaaaaacagaagaaaaaaaaacagctttTCGTTATTTGGTTCCCGAGGTACTATATGTCACACACCTGTACGTTGCAAAAAACCTCCGGCGAATCACCACCACACACACATACGAAAATCTCACTTTTACACTCCAAAAACCATCACACGACCAAAAGACAAAACCTTCTCATACCATATTGTGAGCCCTACTTCCACTTCCTCCGCCGTAAGACGCCGCTCCAATGGAGGTCAAACAGTGCTCAACATCATCATTTTTCATCACTTGGTTATCGCAGAACTTATCAACTATTCTCTTGGTCTGTCTCGCTACTAGATTCTCCCAAGCCTCGTCTGCTTCTTCCTCGGTACGTTTCAAGAACACTTCCGTTGCGTCCACGCGGTGCATAGACAACTTCCACTTCTTGCTCAGACGTTGAATTTTAAGTAACTGTCGACAAGCTAGAATCTCTGTgttctctttaatctttttaaCCGCTGCGTCAAGCATCTTTCTCTGTGTACCACGGTCCACTAGAGATTCGTAGCATAAGTACTCGTGAAGCTCGGGGACACCGATAGCTCGTCGTATCCCGACAGAATAATCAGCTTTCGGATCGTGTACTTCTCTTACTTCCTCGAGTAATCCTGCTTCCATCATGCGATCGACACGTTTTGAGACGAATGAGTTAAGAACCGGTAAGGAAACGTCGACCCAAATAAAACAGCATTGGTACTTGTTTAACAAGAATCCAGACGAATGATTCGCAAGTGCTTCGATGTATGAGTTTGATCCACCGGCTACGATAGGAAGCTTGTTGTTAGCCGAGAGTGTTGAGATTTCTTGTGACGCAAGGCGGCAGAAGTCGGTGGCCGTTAGGTTGCCAGCTTCGGAGTCAAACACTCCGAGCAAGTGGTGAGGCACGCCTCGGCATTCTTGAGGTGTTACTTTATTTGTAAGGACGTCGAGGCCCTTGTAAACTTGGATCTTGTCGGAGTTTATGATCTCTGTCTGAAACCTAGTTGCTAGGTCGATGGCGAGCCGGGACTTACCGGAACCAGTGGCTCCCATCACGAAGACGACTTTTTCTTGGGGACGGAGGAAAGAATTGACGTTGACCATCGAGAGTTTGTTCTTGAAGCTTAAGATTGGTTGTACCTGCTTCATTGCTGAGATTGAGAACTTCATGATGTATTTTGACTTTTGGGTgggagaaaaaaatatatgttttattgatTTGTCCTTTTGTAAAAGCACCTCAACGAGTTGTAACAAACTTAAAAGATCTGCTTCGAAAGATCAGacttgagagagagagtgttAGAACAAATGGTGAAATGTACAAAATGATTTACAGGTTTGTAAGTTTTAAGGTGCACGAGggcatatatatacacacgtaAACATACCGTGTTTTCTTTGACTCTTAAAACAACGTATTAAAAATAGATTATAGAGGCCCCATCTATAATTCCAcctagcaattttttttttaacgctgatttattataatattacaattatgatatgagaaagattacacAGACGaatcgacaaccgacaataccacctgccttatgaagacctatgcctaactgcatcacctgagccgttctatgaagatccacgcctgaccagatttacttgcaccatgttgaagatcccttgtaagcctttcttccgtagtctgcataattgttttaataaatCGCTCTTTCCGaaacttgaaacctggatttcctgtaatttACAAGAAATTACgtagtctgggattcgaaccccagacctggatgtagaagcctttaaaccttaaccactaggctacggtgcttccagaAATTGCATAgcagtttctttttcttttctatatgATAAATATCTGCTTAGTAGTTTGCAactaaaatttaacaaaaataccGGAAGGAAAAACAAAACATGTTGGAGTAAGCTTGAAATAGCTCGGAGACCAAGCTATCCTAATCCTTAAGAGTTATGGTTTAGGAAAAGGATAAGGAAAAGGatataaagaaataaagaaatatGTTAAGTTCATAGAGATTGAGAGATTATCTATTCTTATATAAGGAGTTGCAGAATTGTTGCAtcctttaaaatttttagattgTTTGAGAGAGCTTAAGGTTTTGAGAGATTTTTCTTAAGATTAATAAGAGAGCAAATTCTTATTAACGTGTTTTTACAATCAATTTGTGAAACTATAaaacacaaaactaaaaaaGCCCCGTATAGATTTATTGTTGGTTTTTCTGACTATTAAAATACAAGTTCAAGCATGATTGTTTCTAATAAAGTATTTTAGTCTCATATAGTTTGAGAAAAATGTCTAAATTAGAAGTGAACATACAACAATAGTAGAAGCTAAAAGAGAAGAGATAACTCAGAGCAACATTATTGGATATGTTCTCAAAATGAGGTTCttaaaatatcattattttaatacattgtaaattaataatgaatttttgattaaaattaaataattagagAAAATTgtcacaaataccacattcatagtaccacttttcatgtttacactaatcatTTTACCTTTACTTTTAATGAATGGTAAAAGACACTTataccctagggttaactaatctagacttagggtttagagttgaggggtggggtagcatttttggaatgtgaaatttatgattctaataaatatataaataaatacgtaaaaaatataaaaaaattttaaaaatagtttcaaacataattttcgatttttaaaaagaaattttgaaaaaaaaagttcgaatttgaaaaagtataattcgaaaacttaaaaaaattatttatttatttattttaaattatttaaataataatttatcatatatataaatagataaCAAGGGTATATGAGTCTTTTGCCATctaatgaagaagatatttttgaaaatgccTCTTTTGTgatggtaaagatgaaaagtggtatcctgaaaatggtaaacattaatTTTCTCCAATAATTAGACTAATTGATTGCTGCCAAGTGGAGCAAGAGGTTCACATGAGTCTCTTATAAAatctaatttgaaaaattattgttacTTTCTCTCCTAATTTCATGTATCGTCcataatcccctatatattaatagggaaacatttaaaaagttataacatgtagtttgtactaattaaaaaattatcatGTTAAGTTGTCACGTAATTGGAATGCTAATTTTGCTTACATGGCGGCTtgaaaatcaattgaaaattttgttagtccaaaattaaattgctagagaatgttatattatatagtatgtccattatggaccattcatttatcaaattaaaattattatatatttttccttaaataaaacctacggaattacctaatttGATTAAAATAGATAaggcaattaatgattttaaataataaatatttgctaacaatctgtatactctctatcatttttgtttaattatttattattataataaattacacaattacattaatcatataataagaatttagattttttgtatatgttttattttgaatatttcaaaatgagtataaactactaaaattgttaaaagtttcacataaacttttgtgatcaaggtttaaatattttttctataataagatacaatgattataaaatcatatgaataaataattttattttaataggtgtttatgttaatatatatatatatttcatatcgtttaaattaagctatacatcatataaaaatacatgtttatattttgatatatgcgtcgaacatatattgaaaagttaatattttaattttgaaatcttcattgtttttttaatgattataaattattgaaaccactaaacattccacaataaaaaaacattggtgtaaaattttgttacataaatatgcaaataatcataaaatcatatgagtaaaatcctcatttattaaataaaaatattaaaagtatactatatatctatgttaatatcattgaAATTTGATTATATATCCTGATATATGCGAtagataaaattgattttttaatttattt belongs to Brassica rapa cultivar Chiifu-401-42 chromosome A07, CAAS_Brap_v3.01, whole genome shotgun sequence and includes:
- the LOC103828720 gene encoding adenylate isopentenyltransferase 7, mitochondrial; amino-acid sequence: MKFSISAMKQVQPILSFKNKLSMVNVNSFLRPQEKVVFVMGATGSGKSRLAIDLATRFQTEIINSDKIQVYKGLDVLTNKVTPQECRGVPHHLLGVFDSEAGNLTATDFCRLASQEISTLSANNKLPIVAGGSNSYIEALANHSSGFLLNKYQCCFIWVDVSLPVLNSFVSKRVDRMMEAGLLEEVREVHDPKADYSVGIRRAIGVPELHEYLCYESLVDRGTQRKMLDAAVKKIKENTEILACRQLLKIQRLSKKWKLSMHRVDATEVFLKRTEEEADEAWENLVARQTKRIVDKFCDNQVMKNDDVEHCLTSIGAASYGGGSGSRAHNMV